A window from Patescibacteria group bacterium encodes these proteins:
- a CDS encoding ThiF family adenylyltransferase — MGKKLINNKIQDKFKVFSYQKSRNIIEKISKIKGVKIIDEFDEQIIELYKFFNPGVSFNQAQYNLFKKKYFSKRSSKEKGRWIWYPWNKSLVHLLSPKDFQRIRTSRNRYLITDQEQEEYRKACVAIAGVSVGSNIAITLRLQGGAQHLKLSDFDILELSNTNRITLGVPYLGEEKIDIVKQKILEIDPYTKLSLFPKGLNSNNIRQFCQGSDIVFDEVDNLQIKVLLRKYARKFKKPLIMLTDNDDGVLVDYYPYHKKIDVPLFHGLPDNKVLNLINAKKPPTKSEMVKLSSQVVGKQNISPRMMKSLKAVGKTLVSWPQLGTAAIFSGVIGAYMTRMIINGYDFRFRRRLIRLNDQLI; from the coding sequence ATGGGTAAAAAATTAATCAACAATAAAATACAAGATAAATTCAAGGTTTTTAGTTATCAAAAATCTCGTAATATAATTGAAAAAATCAGCAAAATAAAGGGTGTTAAAATAATTGATGAGTTTGATGAGCAGATAATTGAATTGTATAAATTTTTTAATCCGGGGGTATCTTTTAATCAAGCTCAGTATAATTTATTCAAGAAAAAATATTTTTCTAAAAGATCGTCAAAAGAGAAGGGAAGATGGATCTGGTATCCATGGAACAAAAGTCTGGTTCACCTTTTGTCGCCGAAGGATTTTCAGAGAATTCGTACTTCAAGAAATAGATATCTCATTACTGATCAGGAGCAAGAAGAATATCGAAAAGCATGTGTGGCTATTGCCGGGGTTTCTGTAGGGTCAAACATTGCGATAACACTGCGTTTACAAGGAGGCGCCCAACATCTCAAACTTTCAGATTTTGATATATTAGAACTTTCAAATACAAATCGGATAACGTTAGGAGTGCCTTATCTTGGAGAGGAGAAAATTGATATTGTTAAACAAAAAATATTAGAAATTGATCCATACACAAAGCTATCTTTATTTCCAAAGGGTTTAAATTCAAATAATATAAGACAATTTTGTCAGGGATCAGACATTGTTTTTGATGAGGTGGACAATTTACAAATTAAAGTACTTTTACGAAAATATGCCCGTAAATTTAAAAAACCGCTAATTATGCTTACTGATAATGATGACGGAGTGTTGGTTGATTATTACCCATATCATAAGAAAATAGATGTCCCATTATTTCACGGTTTACCTGATAATAAAGTACTCAATTTGATTAATGCTAAAAAACCTCCAACAAAATCAGAAATGGTTAAGCTAAGTTCTCAAGTAGTTGGTAAGCAAAATATTTCTCCGAGAATGATGAAATCTCTTAAAGCGGTAGGCAAGACACTTGTATCATGGCCTCAATTAGGTACTGCGGCTATTTTTTCCGGTGTTATTGGTGCTTATATGACCCGGATGATTATTAATGGGTATGATTTTCGCTTTCGCCGGCGATTGATTCGTTTAAATGATCAACTTATATGA
- a CDS encoding ATP-binding protein, with protein MNILFTIFTATLGIIIGYLVIKQNPRNAMHLAFMVFCVSLAFWAVANYFSISTQEVSNILFWMRAVMIFAVIICISFFLFIHTFPKSKINLQKKYLFPLLLAGVLTCIVSFSPLLFSEVTFDEQGNRSPVVKPGMLLFLIVAVGSLLSAFIILIKKVKRSTGITKMQLRFILAGTFIMFFCILLFNLVLPVIFKISTFVNAAPFFILPFILAVFYAITRHRLMDIRLVVKRTAIYASTVIFLLLLALGLYWLEMTYFKEIIPPGVWGPIVLLLGLILFEPLKNYLERIANKYFFASIYNYQATLEKLAQELTYSIDLDQIIDSIVKTIRDTMKLDRTGVLLFDQETHNYQVKSNIGFSVANGISLVRNNFLTNYLLEKRKPVIYQELESLKSNQGEKSEIGKLKANMKRIEAALCLPLIIKNKLIGIIVLGEKISKDAYTKEDLQLLDSLTNQASIALENARLYQQVQDFTKTLQQKVDEQTRDIKQKNVDLKKMAKEVKEKNVHLEKVLKIQSEFLDISSHQLRTPVSVIKGVSSMLAQGEMEKLPPEKKKEFYQSVYDKSVKLEKIINDILRASEFDAVKFSLDDKTALISPEEVIEEAVKEAELEAKQRKINLIWQKPVSPLPKIYAKKKYLVEAIGNLLSNALKYTPSLVQVKEARSKRRKKGVVMVEAEKEKDNILIKVSDNGIGIPKKEISKLFTKFARAENATDMYTDGSGLGLFIVKEIVSGHQGQVWLESKLGKGTTFYISLPIAKK; from the coding sequence ATGAATATATTATTCACTATTTTCACAGCAACATTAGGCATTATTATAGGTTATCTCGTTATTAAACAAAACCCACGAAACGCCATGCATTTGGCATTTATGGTATTTTGTGTTTCTTTAGCATTTTGGGCAGTTGCCAATTATTTTTCAATTTCAACTCAAGAAGTTTCAAACATTCTTTTTTGGATGAGAGCTGTAATGATTTTCGCTGTAATTATTTGTATTTCATTTTTTTTATTTATTCATACATTTCCTAAGTCGAAGATTAATCTTCAAAAGAAATATCTCTTTCCTTTGTTATTAGCTGGAGTTCTAACTTGTATTGTGTCCTTTTCGCCTCTACTTTTTTCTGAAGTAACATTTGACGAACAAGGAAATAGATCACCAGTAGTTAAACCCGGTATGTTATTATTTCTTATTGTAGCCGTTGGTTCCTTACTTTCAGCATTTATTATTCTAATTAAAAAAGTTAAACGTTCCACTGGTATTACTAAGATGCAGCTGCGATTTATTCTTGCTGGTACTTTTATTATGTTTTTTTGCATCCTTTTATTTAATTTGGTTTTACCAGTAATATTTAAGATTTCCACTTTTGTTAATGCGGCTCCATTTTTTATATTACCTTTTATTCTAGCAGTTTTTTATGCTATCACCCGCCATCGTCTCATGGACATCCGCCTGGTGGTCAAGCGCACTGCCATCTATGCTTCCACCGTTATTTTCCTCCTTCTCCTCGCCCTCGGTCTTTATTGGCTGGAAATGACTTATTTTAAGGAAATCATTCCTCCGGGTGTTTGGGGGCCAATTGTCCTTTTGCTCGGCTTAATCCTCTTTGAGCCATTAAAGAATTACCTAGAAAGAATTGCCAACAAATACTTCTTTGCCAGTATTTACAACTACCAAGCTACTCTGGAAAAACTGGCCCAGGAACTGACTTATTCTATTGATTTAGACCAAATTATTGATTCTATTGTTAAAACCATCCGGGATACCATGAAACTGGACCGGACTGGTGTTTTATTATTTGACCAAGAAACCCATAATTACCAGGTGAAAAGTAATATTGGCTTTTCCGTGGCTAACGGTATTTCTCTAGTCAGAAACAACTTTCTTACCAATTACCTTTTAGAAAAAAGAAAACCAGTTATTTACCAGGAACTGGAGTCTTTAAAAAGTAATCAGGGTGAAAAGTCGGAAATTGGTAAATTAAAGGCTAATATGAAAAGAATTGAAGCGGCCTTGTGTCTGCCTTTGATTATTAAAAATAAATTGATCGGTATCATTGTTTTGGGCGAGAAAATATCTAAGGACGCCTACACTAAAGAAGATCTACAGCTTCTTGATTCTCTAACCAACCAAGCCTCTATCGCTTTAGAAAACGCCCGGTTGTACCAGCAGGTGCAGGACTTTACCAAAACTCTTCAGCAGAAAGTGGATGAGCAAACCCGGGATATTAAGCAAAAGAATGTTGATCTTAAAAAAATGGCCAAAGAAGTAAAAGAGAAAAATGTCCACTTGGAGAAAGTTCTTAAAATTCAGTCGGAGTTTTTGGATATTTCTTCGCATCAACTCCGGACCCCGGTCTCGGTCATTAAAGGAGTATCTTCAATGCTGGCTCAGGGTGAGATGGAGAAGTTGCCTCCAGAAAAAAAGAAAGAATTCTACCAAAGTGTTTATGATAAAAGCGTGAAATTGGAGAAAATTATCAATGATATCTTAAGGGCTTCGGAGTTTGACGCGGTTAAATTTAGTTTAGACGATAAAACAGCTCTAATTTCACCGGAAGAAGTGATTGAGGAAGCGGTTAAAGAAGCAGAGTTGGAAGCGAAACAGAGAAAAATAAATTTAATCTGGCAAAAACCGGTTTCTCCCTTGCCGAAAATTTATGCGAAAAAAAAGTATTTAGTGGAAGCGATAGGTAATCTTTTGTCGAACGCCCTGAAATATACCCCTTCTCTTGTCCAAGTTAAGGAAGCCCGGAGTAAAAGAAGAAAAAAAGGCGTAGTTATGGTTGAGGCGGAAAAAGAGAAAGATAATATTCTGATTAAGGTTTCTGACAACGGTATTGGTATTCCCAAGAAAGAAATAAGTAAGCTTTTTACTAAGTTTGCTCGGGCCGAAAATGCTACGGATATGTACACAGACGGCAGCGGGCTGGGGCTTTTTATTGTTAAAGAAATTGTAAGTGGCCACCAGGGCCAGGTCTGGCTCGAAAGCAAGTTGGGCAAAGGCACCACTTTTTACATTAGTTTGCCGATTGCTAAAAAATAA
- a CDS encoding response regulator, producing the protein MGKKPKILLIEDDRDQIKMYQFKFEKEGFIFLAGRSGEEGIKIAKEQNPDLILLDLVLINENGIKVLEKLKKDKALKDIPVIMLTNLAKNSMKEKSKESGATDFLVKTQIDPSELIKKVKQIISESG; encoded by the coding sequence ATGGGAAAAAAACCTAAAATCTTACTAATTGAAGATGACCGAGACCAAATCAAGATGTATCAGTTTAAGTTTGAGAAGGAGGGCTTTATTTTTCTGGCTGGCCGAAGTGGAGAAGAGGGGATTAAAATAGCCAAAGAACAAAATCCGGATCTTATTCTTCTTGATTTGGTTCTAATTAACGAAAACGGAATAAAAGTTTTAGAAAAATTGAAAAAGGATAAAGCCCTGAAAGACATCCCGGTTATAATGCTGACCAATCTGGCTAAAAATTCCATGAAAGAAAAAAGCAAAGAATCCGGCGCCACAGATTTTTTAGTTAAAACCCAGATTGATCCCTCTGAATTGATAAAAAAAGTTAAACAGATAATTAGTGAAAGTGGCTAA